GGAGGACGCGAAGATCGAGCCGTGCTGCTCAATCTTCGGGAAGAAGACCGTCTGCCAAAGACGCGTCGAGCAGCCTTTCAGAAGGCGCTTGCCGCCGCGACGGGAACGGCACCGGACAAACTGCGCGAGGCCTGCAAAAGCGGGGGGCGAGCGTTACGTGTGCTCGCGAAGAAACGGCCAAAGGTGCAGCCCGAGTGGCGCACGTACATGACGCTGGACAAGCTGCAGCGGCACGGTTTCGTGTCGGGAGCGGCAGTCGATCCGTCTGCGGCGCCGCCGCGGCTGCCGCTCACTCGCCGCTGGGGCTCGGACGGTGCAGGTAACGAGTATCCATTTTGGATCACGACGATGACGGATGGCGGCGATGCCGACGAGGTGCGCGATCGACTCGGGTTGGCGCATCTTCCGGCAGGTGAAGTGCTGTATCGCGTTGCCGTGCACGTGGACGACAAGAAACGTCCGCTGCATGTCCCGAGCGCTATCGATGCAGGGTTCAGTCCACCATGGAGGCGTCCGCCGAAGAGCCATTCCGAACCATGGGGATTGACACGAGATTTGCGCGACGATCGTCCCGCTGAGCCGGAGCTACTGGCAACGCCAAACGACGCCGATGAACGCAGCGCGCATCAAGTCGGCCTACTTCGACGCAGCCCTCCCACGGATTATCTGGTAAAGAGGATCCCATGATCAATCAGCGCGCGCTAGAGGAAATGGACGAGAAGGCTCTCACGGGCTGGCTCGTTCGCCGTATGCGTGGGGAAGAAGCGGATCCTCCGCTGTCGAGCATGCACCTGGAAACCCCGGACGATTTCGTCGCAGTCGTTCACGGCAGAACGACCGACGCGGCATTCCGCGGTCGACTGGAAAACGGCATTGTCGAGGCGCTTCGGGAAATCGCCAAAAATCCAGACCTGCGGGCGGGCAAAGATGCAAACGCGGTGCAGCATCTTGCCGCGCTCATTTTGCGCCGGGCCATTCGGACGGCGGTGCCTGTTTTGCTCGCGATTGCGGAGAGGGGGATTCTGGGCAGAACCAACCGCGAAATCGATGCGAATGCCGAGCGCATGGTGCTGATGGCGCTGGCGCGACTGCAGGAGCCGAAACTCTTGGCTCATCATTGGATTGGCGTGTGGTGCTCGAAGGATCCCGCTCTTTGGCCCATTGCAACGGCGGGCCTCAGGCATTCGGATCCGGAGCAGGGGGTCGCTCTCCTTCCGGAGATCATTACGAGAGCAAAGAGTCACCGAGATTTTCCATTGGGTGAGGTGCTTTGGGCATATCGGGCCGATCCGCGGATTGGGCCACCGCGCCTTGCGCAGGAGCTTGGCAAGCTTGGGAATTGGGAGCGCGCGCGCTGCCGTATGGCGCTCATGGATGTCGGCGCAACGGCAGAGCAAATCGATGAATTGCTCGCCGAGCAAGCGGATCCGGATGACGATGCAGCAGATTTGCCGACATGGGCCGTTGGAGAAGATCAGTTGCCGATGAAACCACCACGGTGGTCCGTAGCCGCATGAGAATGTTGTTCACGAACCGCAGACAAATCGTCACTTTTTATTCGTACAAAGGTGGCGTGGGGCGCACGATGGCGCTGGCCAATGTCGCCTGGCGCCTGGCGAATAAACATGGCCTGCGGGTGCTCGCGGTGGATTGGGATTTGGAGGCTCCGGGATTGCACGATTTCTGGGGATTGACCCAGGAAGAGCTTGCCAATGCCCGCGGAGTGCTCGATTTTCTGCTCGAATGGCGAAACGCGGTGCGAAAAAAAGCGCCCGCCCCGCCGAATGTTCGTTCGTCGATCATTCCCATCACGAGGCGACCTCATGCCCCTCGATTTGGGTCATTGTCGTTGTTGATTGCGGGGCAATTGGATTCGGGCTTCGATGCTCGCCTCGCCGCGTTCGATTGGCAAGAGTTTTACGAGAAGGATCGGGGCGCCGTCGCGATCGAGACATTGCGAAAACAGATCACGGAAGATTTCGACATCGTGCTCGTGGACAGTCGCACGGGATTGACGGACACGGGGGGCATTTGCACGATTCAGCTTCCGGACGGCGTCGTCCTATTGACTGCGCCGAACGAGCAATCCTTTCGGGGCATCGAGAAGATCGCGCGGGGCATCGTAGCGGCACCGAGCACGCAGCGAGGGGGACGGGATACGCCGCATTTGTGGCTCGTTCCGTCGCGCATTTCGGTGGTGGAGGAAGTATCGCTCGCGGAAGAATGGTATCGCAAGTACGAAGCCGAATTCGAGCGTGGGATGAAAGAGGGGCTTTGGAAAAAGGAGAACCATCTTTCGGGGCTGCGTTCGCACGAGATACCGTTTCGAGCGCGGTGGAGTTTTGGCGAGCAGCTTTTGCATGACGCATCGGGGGTTTCGGACAAGGAGATTTTGGCTCGAGCGTACGATCAGTTGGCGGAGACGTTGCGGCATTGGCAATTGGGGCAGGACATGCCGGCGGGCCTGCAAGTGTCGACGCCAGGGACGAGCATTCCGATATTGGAAACGCGCGTTCAAGAAGCGGAGCGGCGCGGGGACATTCGTGGCATGGGCGAAGCGCTGCTGGCGCTTGGGCAAGAGCTGAGGAAGCAAGAGGAGCATGATAAGGCACTCGCAGTACTCGAAAGGGCTGCGGGTATCTTTCTCGGGCGCGAGGATCGGGAATCGTACGCAGATGCGATCTATGAGATGGGGCTTGTCGGCTCCGATCAATTGCATTGGGCAGATGCGAAAAAGCTTTTCGAGCAAGCATTAGCCATCTATGAAGCAATCGGGGCCCGCGGAAAACAAATATTGCCTTTGGGTAACCTTGCCTTGATCGAAGCCGTGCAACGGAACAGCGCTCGGGCCGAAGAGCTGCGTCAGCAAATGCTGACCATTGCGAAGTCGACAGACATTCCTCCACTGGTAGGCGTGGCCCTCGTCCTATCGTCCGCGAGTCTTATTACGGAAGGACAGCCCGACGAAAGCAGACAAAATATAGAAAATGCATTGGCCTCGCTGGGCGGAGTCCTGAACAGTCACGAACGAAAGAAGCTTTTCGATATCTACCATAAGCTTGGCGGAACTGCGGATTTAGCGAACTCGACAAAACAGGCCGAGGAAAATCAGGCAGACCAAGCACCGGCCGCCAATGCCGCGCGAGGCAATCGCAAGTCTCCCGCGGCCGCGTCCAAGAAACGCGCCCGCAAGTAATCAGGAACGAGAACTCACGGCACCGCGAATTCCTCCCCGCACGTGCCGAGCTCGTCCTGACAATACCCCTCGACGCAAAACTTGCCCGTCGGACACGCGCCATCCGCATTGCACGTGATGTTCACGCATCCAGACGTGCGCGCGTGCACGGGCTGCGTCGCATCATGCGCGAGCACGGCATCGCATTGTTGCCTGTCCGGGCACGTAAAACCTTCGTCGCATGGAATGGGCTCGCAGGCGCCCATTGCATTGCAGCGAAAATCGGGTCCGCACGAATCGACGGCGCACGGCGGTTTGCATTCGGAGCCGATACCATCGGGACTGCAATGGTCAACAATGGCGTGGCAAAACGTGCCCATGGGGCAATCGGCATCCTTCCAGCATTGCTCGCGCGGAGGAATACCGCAGACGTTGGGGCGATTGGGGCCATAACAATAAAGGTCGCTGGCACAATCGTCGTTCGAGCGGCAAGCATCGCCTTCGGCGCCGCCGAAAACGCCACCTCCTTCGCACGACGAGAGCATGACGACGAAAAACAGCCCGAGGATGGATGCTGCAAAGCTTGCCTTGAAAATGGATTTGCGTTCGATCATGATGTCCCTGCCCTTCACGACCACATCGTACCATTGCATGACTCGCCCTTCGAGGGAGCACGCGCATGAATATTTTCATCATCACACTCGGCACGCGCGGCGACGTGCAACCGTACATCGCGCTGGGGCTCGGGCTGCAAAAAGCAGGGCACCAAGTCACCCTTTGCACGACGGTGAACTTTCGTGACTTCGTCACCGAGCATGGCCTCCGTTATGGGTACCTGAACGACGACGCGCTGAAGCTCATACACACGGACGCTGGGCGCTCGGCGCTCGATGACGACAGATCCATGTGGAAAACAATCAAGACGTATGCCGAGCTCACGAAGCTGGCAGCTCCCATGCAAGCGGCTCTCTTGGAAGAAGGCTGGCAAGCGGCGGAAGCCGCGAAACCCGACCTCATTTTGTTTCATCCCAAGGGTCTCGGCGCTTCGCACTACGCAGAAAAACTCGGCATTCCTTCGATCTGTGCGTTGCTCATCCCGATGCTGGTGCCCACCCGCGAGTTTTCGGGCTTTGGGTTTCCCGAATGGAAACTGGGCGGCTGGTACAATCGGCTCACCACCAAGTTCACGCTCGCTGCCATGTCGATGGGCTTTGGCAAATACGTCGACGCGTGGAGGAAAAAGCATGGAATGCCTCGACGTCGCAGCCGAGACTTTTTGCATACATCGGATGATCGTCCGATTCCCGTGATGCATGGCTTCAGCCCGAATGTCGTGCCGCGACCCGCCGATTGGCCCGACCACGTCACGGTCACCGGGTATTGGTTCTTGGACAAACAGGAAACATGGAGCCCGCCGTCTTCGCTGGTGGACTTTTTGAACGCCGGTGACCCGCCGATTTACATAGGGTTCGGCAGCATGACGAATCAAAAGACGGAGCGCGTCAGCCGAGTGGTCGTGGGAGCATTGCAAAAAGCCAAGGTGCGAGGGATTTTGGCGACGGGATGGGGAGGACTCGAAGCAAACGATTTGCCCGATTCGATTTACAAGATCGACGCCGCTCCTCACGATTGGCTTTTTCCACGTATGGCGGCGGTGGTACATCACGGGGGCGCTGGTACGACGGCGGCAGGACTACGCGCGGGTCGACCTACATTGATATGCCCATTTTTTGGCGATCAGCCATTTTGGGGACGTCGCGTGCAAACGCTCGGCGC
The Polyangiaceae bacterium genome window above contains:
- a CDS encoding glycosyltransferase family 1 protein gives rise to the protein MNIFIITLGTRGDVQPYIALGLGLQKAGHQVTLCTTVNFRDFVTEHGLRYGYLNDDALKLIHTDAGRSALDDDRSMWKTIKTYAELTKLAAPMQAALLEEGWQAAEAAKPDLILFHPKGLGASHYAEKLGIPSICALLIPMLVPTREFSGFGFPEWKLGGWYNRLTTKFTLAAMSMGFGKYVDAWRKKHGMPRRRSRDFLHTSDDRPIPVMHGFSPNVVPRPADWPDHVTVTGYWFLDKQETWSPPSSLVDFLNAGDPPIYIGFGSMTNQKTERVSRVVVGALQKAKVRGILATGWGGLEANDLPDSIYKIDAAPHDWLFPRMAAVVHHGGAGTTAAGLRAGRPTLICPFFGDQPFWGRRVQTLGAGPAPIPPKKLAVDNLAKALRELVENEALRRNAEAIGEKLRQEDSMKNTLAFIEQSRLTP